CAAAACTTCTTTTTTTTCAACATTTGAAGTACGTAAACCAGCACACTGTTAAATAGGAGATACGTACCTAATACGGTTAAGGAAATAATGACGATTGGCATTGATACGCCTAGGATCCTCCACGCTTCTGAAGTTAAATCTTGTAATGCTAACCAATAAGCTGTCACCAATGCAGCTAGCCCAACAATTACTGAAACAAGCTTAGCCTTTGGCAATTCTTCTCCTTTTTTCGATGCATGAAATAAATCAATCAGCTTAAATCGATAAATAACCCGATAACCTTGCAACGACGTGATAAGGAATATAATCAAAAATACGACAATTGTCTCGACAACAGCATTGGGTGAGAATGCAATGCCAACGTCGATATTCAACTCCATTAACCTAAGAAGAAGAGATAATAGTAATTGAGATAGGAAGAAACCTAATACAACTCCAACGATTAAAGAAACTAACCCTATTACCATATTTTCAAAGAACAATAGAAAGCCTATTATTCTTTTTCGTACACCCATTAATGAGTATAATGCTACTTCCTTCTTTCTTTTCCTCATAAAAAAGGAATTTGAATACAGAATAAAGATAGCAACAAAAATGATAAGCACAAACGCGGAAGCACTCATTATACCGCTGATTTGTTTTGATTTTTCTGCCAACCCACTTATATCATCACTATGTTTTAACGTTGCAAACGTAAAAAATATAATGATGGAAAAAATGGTTGAGCCAATATAAAGTCCATAACTTTTCATATTTCGACGGATATTTTTCAGCGCTAAATCAAACAACATCATGCCCGTCACCACCTAGTTGTGCCAGTTCATCTAAAATCATTTGGTGAAACACTTTTCGTGAGTGTGTACCACGAATCATTTCTCTGGATAAACGTCCATCACTGATAAATAGAATTCGTCTACAAAAGCTCGCTGCATATGGATCATGCGTCACCATCATTATGGTTGTTTCTTGATTTTCATTTAATGAGCTCAGGCTTTTTAATAAATCTGTTGCTGACTTGGAATCAAGTGCCCCAGTAGGTTCGTCTGCAAAAATCAGTTTTGGATTAGAAACGAGAGCTCGGCAAGATGCAGTACGTTGTTTTTGACCACCAGAAATTTGATATGGGTATTTATCGAGTATCGCTTCAATTCCGAATGCTTTCGCCATCGAAACTACTTTCGCATCAATTTCTTTTATGTGAATTTTTGCAATCGCAAGTGGTAATACGATATTTTCACGTACTGTTAGCGAATCGAGTAAGTTGTAATCTTGAAATATAAATCCGAGATGGTCCCTGCGAAAATCAGCAAGCTGATCCTCTTTCATTTTTGCAATATTATCATTCTCTATATAAATATCACCCTTAGAAGGAGAGTCAATTGTCGCTAATACATGAAGCAATGTTGACTTTCCAGCACCGGATGATCCCATAATTCCTACAAATTCACCATGATCTATTGTAAATGAAATGTCCTCCAAAGCTTTAAACGTATTCGCACCTTTTCCAAATACTTTCTCAACATTTTTTACCTGTAATAAAGATTCCATTTTACCTTCACCTCTTTCGTATGTCTTTACTATATCCCTCCATCCTTAAACTAAAATCACGTTTACCTTACAAAATCCTTAAATACGTTCCATCGCATAAAATTCCTGTTAAGATAGAATGAATAGAAGGATAATAATAAGTATAAAAAGGGTGGTAAATATGGAAAGACCACGCATTCTCATCGTTGACGATGAACAAGACTTATGCAAGTTAATGAAAACAACCTTAACAAAGGAAGGTTTTTCTGAAATCAAAATAGCAGGTAGCATAAAAGAAGGATGGCAAAAATTTCAGGATTTTGAGCCAAACCTAGTGATATTAGATGTTATGCTTCCTGATGGGGAAGGTTATGATTTATGTAAAAGTATAAGAGGGGTTTCACGTATCCCAATTCTCTTCTTATCAGCTAAGTCCGATGAAGTGGATAAAATATTAGGACTGGCAATCGGTGGAGATGATTATATTACGAAGCCTTTTAGTCCCAAAGAAATGGCCTATCGTGTAAAGGCACAACTTAGGCGCGCCGGTGTGTATACTATAGAGGCAACTGCAAAGGCAAAAGCAGCTAAGGCGACAAGCGTCGGACCTTTTGAAATCAATTCAGATGAAACAGAAGTTAAAAAGGACGGTCATTTGCTTGAGTTAACCGCTAAAGAAGTTGGATTAATGGCATCATTTATGCGGAATCCAAACCAAATCCTCAGCAAAGAATCTTTATTTCGAAATGTATGGGGACAAGACTTTTATGGTGCTGATAATACATTAATGGTACATATTCGCAGGCTTCGGGAAAAGATTGAAGAAAATCCGTCTAACCCTTCCTATATTTTAACTGTGAAAGGATTAGGCTATCGATTCATGCCAAATAATAAGAATTGAGTTATCGATTTGTAGTAGTTATTTTGAATAAATATAGACTTTTCTTTTTAGCAGTTAAGAAAGTATAACTACTTTCTTACTGCATAAGTGCAACTAAGGCTGTCACCTAAAAGCTTGGTGACAACCAAGTTTTCTAAGAATAGGTGATGGAAAATGAAATGGAAACTAACCGCTCGTTATTTACTATCCATTTTAAGCATCGTATTTATTGTAATAATTGTAAACACTATAATTTTAGTTGGATTGCTTTTTTATCAAGCTTCCCAAAATGCAGATGGTTTCGAAAATAGCTCTGGTGAAGATTTCACACGGTCATTCAGCCAATACCTCTCAATAGAGGATGATCAACCCCTTGTTACAGAAGAAGGTGAGGTTGCCTTAGAAGAATTTGATGCTTGGCTGCAAATCTTAGACAACAGTGGAAATGTGATTTCGTCATATCGAACACCAGATAATGTCTCGACGAATTATACCCCCATTGATCTTGTACACAAATATAAATATATGGATGATGATTTTAATACGTATTTTATAGGCGAATTTGAAGGGTATAGTTATTTAATTGGTGTGCCTGATTCCAGTGAAAAACGTGAAGTGTTTATGATAAATCCAAACACATTCATAACATATGCTTCTCGGTTTCTAGGAGTCATTATCATTGTAGATTTAATTATTTCGGCAGTTGTTGGTTTCTTGTTCAGTACTATTTTGACAAAACCTGTGAACCGCATTATTGAACGTATTAGTGAACTAAAGGAACGAAAATTCCGCACAAAAAAACCAAAGCGTCCCGGTATATACAAACCAGTTTTTGCAAATCTAAATAATGTTTCGAAGACATTGCAAGCACACGATGAGGAACGCAATAAATTAGAAAAAATGCGAAATGAATGGATTAGTAATGTCTCGCATGACATCAAAACTCCACTCGCTTCCATACGTGGTTATGCCGAACTTTTACGTAACGATAATGTCTCATCAAATGAACGCTTAGAGTATGCAGAGGTAATCGAACGACAGTCCCTTTATATGAAGGAGCTAGTAGATGACTTCAATCTAACAATGCGACTTCGAAACCAAGAAATGCCGCTTCAACGACAGGAAACAAATATGGAAGGCTTTGTTCGGGAAATGATCATTGATTTACTAAATGATCCCCAATTTAGCTCATCGCAAATTCATTTCTATAGTGAAAATAGCGAACTAAGCTGGAAAATAGACCAGCACTTAATGAAACGCGCTTTGCTCAACTTTATATATAATGCATTAATTCATAATGATGAAAATGTAGAGGTTTTTGTAAATGTTACGGGAGACGCTATTATCATAAAAGACAATGGAAAAGGTATTTCCCCTGAAGAGCAGACCCAAGTTTTTGACCGCTATTATCGTGGTACAAATACTGGAAATATACGAGGTACCGGCCTTGGAATGGCAATTGCTCGGGATATTATAGTAGCTCATGGTGGAGAAGTTGAGCTTACGAGCCAAGTTGGAAAAGGGATAACTATCAAGATATCGTTAAACGTTCTTCAAAGCAACATTTGCCATGGTGTAATTCCAAAATCTTTCGATAATGAATCAAAAAAAAACCTCCTATATAAAAGTTTCACACCACTAATAGGTGTGCCTTCTGATTATATAAGAGGTTTTAACTGGTAAAAAGTTTGGCAATCGGTGGCAACTTTCAGTGGCTGTACTCAATTTCCAGAAAACCCAAAAAAGTATCTATTGATTTCAACGAATTTTGAATGTATAATTTGAAAAAATATTCCCTACCAAAATTCAACGAAAAAACAAAATTCCCTACCAAAATTTTTTATTGGTAGGGTTTTTGGCAGGGAACTATATCATTTTTAACTTAATTTCTCCATATTAGACTAGAATAAATGCCGATATATAGGCGTTCTCTCTCCAAGTTAAGTTGTACTTTTACTCCCACTTGTACAAATTCAGTAATGCTTTTTCTCAATTCTTCACTCTTTTTAAATTTGTTGTTGACAAAAGATAAAGTGATCATCAGGATTCCATACGTGCAAATCATCGGCAATGTACGCACGAAGCCATAAAACGCCATTAATTTTCCTAAGGTAAAAACCTTTCGGAAAATAATCGTCTTCACTTACTATCTCCGATGCTATTGTAATGGAGCCAGAAGGAGCTTTATGTTTTTGTGAAGGATTCCCCTTGTTACCTTCAGGCTGATTAAGATACTCTAGTCTTAGGTGAGGTCCCAGCTCAAGTGGACACAATTCTAATCCAAGTTCGCTCGCTCTTTTGAAAATTTGAGGCATAGTAGATCCATTAGGAAAACCAAGGTTCTCAACGGTTAATTCAACGATCTTCAAGCTATACTTTGTATCCGAAGTAGTAAATTTATCATCAGATAATAGTCTTTTTGCATATTCATTCATCAAGATAGAGCGTTGTTTCAATTTCTGAATGAGCTGCGATTTCGTAAGCTCACCAACCTTTATTGTCCTAGTAATAAATTGGCAATCAGTGTATATTCTCATTCTTGATCACTCCTTACAAATCGCATTCAGGGATTTATTCGCTTAAATAACCTTCTAATATAATTGGAAATAGTTACAATTATTTTTTAGAAACGCACCCCTTAATACAATAAAAAAAACATAACCTTATTAATTTTAATCTATCTTTGCAAAAGAAACTAAGTCTCCATTATCACAAGAATTAAAGCCGTTCTTTTCGTAAAAAGCACGTACATTAGCTGCATCATTTGTAAGTAAAACCTTTTGGCGAACATCTTGATATTTATAAAGAATTCTCTTCATTAATTCAGAACCGATGCCTTCGTTTTGGTAATTTTGTAAGACTAAAATATCTTGGATATAAATAATTGTTAAACCGTCACCAACCACTCTAATTAGACCTACTAAATTTTCATTATCCCACGCTGTTATTACTGCTAAAGAGTTTTTAATCGCACTTAACAATCTTGGCATATCCTTAGTATACGCTGTCCATTTAACATCATCATATAGTGTTTTTATTTCATATTCCTTAAATGAATTATTTTCTATATATTGGATATTCATAATTAGCCTCCTTAATTTCATATTTTTTTAGCGGAGACAAATACATGGTGATTCAACATAATATTCCTAACATTATTATAAAAAGAAAGAGCAATCAAATTCTGATTGCACTCTTTAGTAAAAAAGCGACTTCAACACTATAGGCTAAAAATTACATTCCCTCAATAATATCGTCAATGTTATTCCATTCATAAATTAATTCATTTAATATTTGTCCACCAATTTTAATTTGAACTGTTTTGACTAACTTTGCACCATAATATTCATAAAAGTAACGAGTTTTATTATCTTCAAGAACTTCAACAAATATCTTTTCACAACCCAATTGTTTAAAATGCTTAAATAGTTCTTTAAGCAGCTTCTTTCCTATTCCCTCTCCTTGATATTCTTCAAGTAGGTAAATAGACGTTAGATCTCCTGTATTATTTTCATTATTTTTTTGTCTTTTCCCTGCAGTTCCAAAACCGATTATTTGGTCTATTTCATTCAAAGCAACTACAATATAATTTGCTTCCTCCGAAATATTACGTTTCCATAATTCTGTTCGTTTTACATAAGATAAATTGTTTAAAAAGTCATTTGGGATAATACCTTTATAAGTCGTTCTCCAACTATCCACGTGAACCTTTGCAATGCCTGTTGCATCATCTAATTTTGCTCTTCGTATTATCATATTCACACCCCGTTAATATAGTAATTTCGACAAAAAGAGGTGCTTCTCCTTCTTTCTGGATTGCACCATATAGTTGAACAAGGACAAAAAAATAAACCGCCAAAGACGGTTGTATTAGTTTAAAACAGGTACCAATTTTAAAAATTTACGGTAACAGAAGAGAGCAGCTGATATAGGAATTACAGATAAAATCAAAAGGGTAGATCCGTATTGGGATATATTTTGTGATGTAACCCCTTCTGCGAATTTAACACCTAAAAAATGAAGACTTATTTCGCCACTTACTTGACCATTATATAGTGCTACTCCTTGACCCAGCAGTAGAATTGAAACAATAAGTAAGCCACCGGCAATCGATAAAAAAATCCATCCTTTTTTATGCATTTCATTTCTCCTTTTTATTTAACGTTACTTACATTAATATTCTATAAAAATTTAAACATTCCTTCTTAATGCTGGAGCGAAAATCAAACCTTTTCTTAACACTTTGCACCCGTTTATTTAATAGAGGTTATTTCTTCCCTAAAGAAAAACCTTCAAATAATCGCCCTCCATAGGGATGTAATATTTCATCAACTAACTTGATAACTTCATTTTTGGAACCACTTCTATAAAATATATCAAAAGTTTCAACGAATTGTTCCGCAAAGTTTATATCGTAATCCCTTAATGAACGTATTATCCATTTAGAAGCACCAATCCACCTATTATTAGTTCTTAATACAAATTCACTGACAAGTTCAGCAAGCGTATTAGCAATGAAAATTCCTTCTGCTCTATTATTACAACCAATAAAATCATCAAGGGTATCCTTAATAAAGTATCGCTTGGTATTTATTATCTCATTTGACCATTTTTCTGGACCTTTAGATAATAATTCTTTTGCTTCACATTTGATAGAATCAATTACTCCATTATCTTTTAGAATTATACCTTCTGATACCATTCGAGGCAGTGACGGTCTAGCCCTTTTATAATCACTTTCAAAATAGGCTTGATAAGAATTCAGGCTATGTGCAAATACTTCTATTTGCCAATCATACTCAATTACTAATTCCCTATAAGAAGATTTATATGTTTTATCAAATATTATTATATCGAGGTCAGTTGTTTTTGTCGCTTCACCACGAACAACACTTCCTGCTAATAAAGTCCATCACAATATGGAAAAAAATTATTGATAAATTTCTGTGCTGCTTTTACTGGTTCTAACTTTTTTATATTACCCATTAACATCCCTCATTTTTATAATTATCTTATTCCACTAAACTGCCCCGTTCATATTATAAGGTTAGCCAGAATGCTAAATTTTTCTGGTTGACCATTTTTTATATGGTTTTATTATAACAGTAGCCAGGGTAGAACGTAACTGCCCATGGGGCTTTGATCCCGTCAACTAAACCGTTCGCCCCCTACTTGTAGAAACATGATTGAGGCTGGTTGGGACTTAGATCTCGAATAACAAGCGAAGCTGTGACACTGCATGTAGGATTAGGGGTTACTGGCAAATTTAATAGTTTAGGACGAGATTAACAATGAATCCGGTCGTTGGTCTGGATGTATCTAAAGGAGAAAGTCAGGTTCAAGCATTTTTAGATAAAGGCAAACCCTATCGTAAGAGTTTTAAAGTTTCTCATACTGTTGAGGACCTTAGATCACTCGTTGTATTTCTTGAGGAAGTAAAAAAGGAATCTGGTAAGAAGCCCCCAATAATTTTAGAAGCTACCGGTCATTATCAAGCCCCTGTTGTTCATTATCTGGAGGAACGAGGATATTTACTGATTATCATCAATCCATTGATTTCATATAAGGCAAGGGGATCGAGTTAAAGAAAAGTAAAAACAGATGCCATTGACGCTTATCTTCTTTGTGAATTGTTCTATAAGGAGGAGTTAGAGCCGTATAAAAAGCGTGGAGTCCAATTGCTAAACCTTTGAAATCTCACAAGACAGCATGAAAATATAACGGGCGTTATGATTCAAACCAAGCTGCAATTTCAGGCAGTGCTTGAACAAGTATTTCCTGAATATAAAGGGGTTTTTGGAGATTTATATTCTGTGGTTTCACTTTTAACTCTTTCAGAGATCCCTTCTTCTGATATTTTTAATGCAAGTGAAGAAGTAATTACAGACAAGATAAACAGTCTTTGTAAGAGTCGATCAAGCAGATGGGCAAAGGAAAAAGCGATTCAACTAAAAGCTGCGGCTTCACGTAATCCTTTTGAAAAGACAGTTTATCGAAGTCATATTTTAAGCCTTGAAATGTATATTAGGATGATTCTTCAATACAAAGAGCATCTAGCAAAGTTAGAGTTAGAGATAGATGCCCTCGCTAAAGATATTGAAGAATATAATATCATCAAATCTATCCCAGGTATCGGAGAAAAAATCGCCGCCACGATTATTTCAGAGATTGGGAGATAGATCGATTTAATGCTCCTAAAAAGTTAGTAGCTTTCGCTGGAGTTGATCCTAGTGTATTTGAATCAGGCAAATTTTCAGCAACCAAAAATCGGATTACAAAAAGAGGCTCTAGTAGGCTTCGTCACGCATTATTTATGGCAGTTCGTTGTGCCATACGAGATAGTCGCAAGAAGAAATCGACCGATGAAATTATCCCTCGAAACAAAAGAATGCGAGAATTTTATGATAAGAAACGTGAAGAAGGAAAGCCATTTAAAGTAGCTGTTATTGCTTGTGTAAATAAACTCTTACATTGGATTTATGCTTTATTAAAAAATAAAGCAACCTTCCAAGATATAGTATAAAAACTATATCTAGCTAAGTAAACCAAAACCTTCCAAAAAGGGATTATTGGAGGGTTATTTGGCGTGCTCATTTTAGTATAACATGACTAATTTAAACTTTTCATTGAAAAATATTGACAAACTATTAGCTGGTTTAGTTTAAGTACAATATTTCACAGATTAATATTATCATAAATCAGCTTTTTAAAAATTCTAACGAAACCATTTTTATATTATCTAAAAAAATTTCCCTGCCATTTTGGCAGGGAATTAGTAATTTAATAGTAACTTTTTCAGAAGAGGAAATTTCCCAAATCACACTTTTGCTACTTATTTCGTGAACGTACAAATAACAAAGCTAAAACAGCTCCTATAAACGCCACAATTCCTGACCAGAAGAA
This region of Oceanobacillus sp. FSL K6-2867 genomic DNA includes:
- a CDS encoding ABC transporter ATP-binding protein — translated: MESLLQVKNVEKVFGKGANTFKALEDISFTIDHGEFVGIMGSSGAGKSTLLHVLATIDSPSKGDIYIENDNIAKMKEDQLADFRRDHLGFIFQDYNLLDSLTVRENIVLPLAIAKIHIKEIDAKVVSMAKAFGIEAILDKYPYQISGGQKQRTASCRALVSNPKLIFADEPTGALDSKSATDLLKSLSSLNENQETTIMMVTHDPYAASFCRRILFISDGRLSREMIRGTHSRKVFHQMILDELAQLGGDGHDVV
- a CDS encoding response regulator transcription factor — translated: MERPRILIVDDEQDLCKLMKTTLTKEGFSEIKIAGSIKEGWQKFQDFEPNLVILDVMLPDGEGYDLCKSIRGVSRIPILFLSAKSDEVDKILGLAIGGDDYITKPFSPKEMAYRVKAQLRRAGVYTIEATAKAKAAKATSVGPFEINSDETEVKKDGHLLELTAKEVGLMASFMRNPNQILSKESLFRNVWGQDFYGADNTLMVHIRRLREKIEENPSNPSYILTVKGLGYRFMPNNKN
- a CDS encoding HAMP domain-containing sensor histidine kinase, which encodes MKWKLTARYLLSILSIVFIVIIVNTIILVGLLFYQASQNADGFENSSGEDFTRSFSQYLSIEDDQPLVTEEGEVALEEFDAWLQILDNSGNVISSYRTPDNVSTNYTPIDLVHKYKYMDDDFNTYFIGEFEGYSYLIGVPDSSEKREVFMINPNTFITYASRFLGVIIIVDLIISAVVGFLFSTILTKPVNRIIERISELKERKFRTKKPKRPGIYKPVFANLNNVSKTLQAHDEERNKLEKMRNEWISNVSHDIKTPLASIRGYAELLRNDNVSSNERLEYAEVIERQSLYMKELVDDFNLTMRLRNQEMPLQRQETNMEGFVREMIIDLLNDPQFSSSQIHFYSENSELSWKIDQHLMKRALLNFIYNALIHNDENVEVFVNVTGDAIIIKDNGKGISPEEQTQVFDRYYRGTNTGNIRGTGLGMAIARDIIVAHGGEVELTSQVGKGITIKISLNVLQSNICHGVIPKSFDNESKKNLLYKSFTPLIGVPSDYIRGFNW
- a CDS encoding helicase, whose amino-acid sequence is MRIYTDCQFITRTIKVGELTKSQLIQKLKQRSILMNEYAKRLLSDDKFTTSDTKYSLKIVELTVENLGFPNGSTMPQIFKRASELGLELCPLELGPHLRLEYLNQPEGNKGNPSQKHKAPSGSITIASEIVSEDDYFPKGFYLRKINGVLWLRAYIADDLHVWNPDDHFIFCQQQI
- a CDS encoding GNAT family N-acetyltransferase: MNIQYIENNSFKEYEIKTLYDDVKWTAYTKDMPRLLSAIKNSLAVITAWDNENLVGLIRVVGDGLTIIYIQDILVLQNYQNEGIGSELMKRILYKYQDVRQKVLLTNDAANVRAFYEKNGFNSCDNGDLVSFAKID
- a CDS encoding GNAT family N-acetyltransferase, whose product is MIIRRAKLDDATGIAKVHVDSWRTTYKGIIPNDFLNNLSYVKRTELWKRNISEEANYIVVALNEIDQIIGFGTAGKRQKNNENNTGDLTSIYLLEEYQGEGIGKKLLKELFKHFKQLGCEKIFVEVLEDNKTRYFYEYYGAKLVKTVQIKIGGQILNELIYEWNNIDDIIEGM
- a CDS encoding nucleotidyltransferase codes for the protein MVSEGIILKDNGVIDSIKCEAKELLSKGPEKWSNEIINTKRYFIKDTLDDFIGCNNRAEGIFIANTLAELVSEFVLRTNNRWIGASKWIIRSLRDYDINFAEQFVETFDIFYRSGSKNEVIKLVDEILHPYGGRLFEGFSLGKK